A genomic region of Pseudomonas migulae contains the following coding sequences:
- a CDS encoding glycoside hydrolase family 19 protein has protein sequence MPLTVLQLQQIFPDARSQAGVFVSALDTAMEGHFINTPKRRAAFLAQVGHESGQLHYMRELGGDLYLSKYDTGTLAARLGNTAALDGDGQKYCGRGLIQITGRHNYQQCSVGVFGDERLLELPELLEQPRWAAESAAWFWVQNGLNELADRDQFNSITRRINGGLNGLQDRLQLWARARAVLCQPSV, from the coding sequence CAGCAAATATTTCCCGACGCCCGCAGCCAAGCGGGCGTTTTCGTTTCCGCCCTCGATACCGCCATGGAGGGCCATTTCATAAACACGCCCAAACGCCGCGCTGCTTTCCTTGCGCAAGTGGGGCACGAATCGGGGCAGTTGCACTACATGCGCGAACTCGGCGGTGACCTCTATCTGAGCAAATATGACACCGGCACCTTGGCCGCTCGTTTGGGTAATACGGCAGCGCTCGACGGTGACGGGCAAAAGTACTGCGGTCGTGGCTTGATTCAGATCACTGGCCGCCACAACTATCAACAGTGCAGTGTCGGTGTGTTTGGCGACGAGCGTCTGCTCGAATTGCCGGAACTGCTGGAACAACCGCGATGGGCTGCGGAGTCCGCCGCCTGGTTCTGGGTGCAAAACGGCCTCAACGAACTGGCTGATCGTGATCAGTTCAACAGCATCACCCGCCGGATCAATGGTGGTCTGAACGGGCTGCAAGACCGTTTGCAACTGTGGGCGCGGGCGAGGGCGGTGTTATGCCAGCCTTCGGTCTGA
- a CDS encoding lysis system i-spanin subunit Rz, with amino-acid sequence MPAFGLMPASWRVIGVVVLLAVLAGGSAALAWRFQEGRYGQQLAEQDRAHAETLNRLTQAAAARQQAEQDKRLALEQQLSVSEQTHYRALSDAQRDQGRLRDRLATADVRLSVLLDARDTSTGCTVPTASGAGGVDHGPLRARLDPAHAQRIIAITDAGDRALIALQACQAYIRALGR; translated from the coding sequence ATGCCAGCCTTCGGTCTGATGCCGGCGTCGTGGCGGGTCATTGGTGTTGTTGTGTTACTGGCTGTGTTGGCCGGTGGCTCGGCGGCGCTGGCCTGGCGATTTCAGGAGGGGCGTTACGGGCAGCAACTGGCGGAGCAGGACAGGGCGCACGCCGAGACGCTCAACCGGCTGACCCAGGCGGCCGCCGCCCGACAACAGGCCGAACAGGACAAGCGCCTGGCGCTGGAGCAACAGCTGTCGGTCAGCGAACAAACCCATTATCGAGCGCTTAGCGATGCCCAACGTGATCAAGGTCGCTTGCGCGATCGTCTTGCCACTGCTGATGTGCGGCTGTCAGTCCTCCTCGATGCCCGCGACACTTCCACTGGCTGCACAGTGCCCACCGCCTCCGGCGCCGGCGGCGTGGATCATGGCCCCCTACGCGCCCGACTTGACCCGGCGCATGCTCAACGAATTATCGCCATCACCGACGCCGGCGACCGTGCACTGATTGCCTTGCAGGCGTGTCAGGCCTATATCCGGGCGCTCGGTCGCTAA
- a CDS encoding CinA family protein translates to MKEITQLAAELGRRLQVLNAHVTAAESCTGGGISEAITRIPGSSAWFEAGYVTYSNRQKTEQLNVPVELFATVGAVSREVVEAMVRGAQEKSRASFAVAVSGVAGPDGGSPSKPVGTVWLAWGVGERVFSEVQHFPGNRDEVRRQTVRAALEGLLRHAAGEISNQG, encoded by the coding sequence GTGAAAGAAATCACCCAACTGGCCGCTGAACTTGGCAGGCGCCTGCAGGTTCTCAATGCTCACGTCACGGCAGCCGAGTCCTGTACCGGCGGTGGGATTTCCGAGGCCATCACGCGCATTCCGGGGAGTTCGGCATGGTTCGAGGCCGGGTATGTCACGTACTCCAACCGTCAGAAAACCGAACAACTGAATGTCCCGGTCGAGTTGTTTGCGACGGTGGGGGCGGTCAGTCGCGAGGTGGTCGAGGCCATGGTGCGAGGCGCGCAGGAAAAAAGCCGGGCGTCTTTTGCCGTGGCGGTCAGCGGTGTGGCAGGGCCGGATGGTGGTTCGCCGAGCAAGCCGGTGGGCACGGTCTGGCTGGCCTGGGGCGTGGGGGAGCGGGTGTTCAGCGAGGTGCAGCACTTCCCCGGTAACCGCGACGAGGTCCGCCGACAAACGGTGAGGGCCGCGCTAGAGGGGCTGCTGCGACATGCCGCTGGAGAAATCTCAAATCAGGGGTAG